In the genome of Candidatus Thorarchaeota archaeon, one region contains:
- a CDS encoding nucleotidyltransferase domain-containing protein: MNIEAITEALKRADHVIFVYIFESVARGQTHPLSDLDIAVFLDKYNVDEFLEILNNNADIVECKVDLVVLNDASPLLRHRVVSEGILLFSKNKELTIQFYTDALIEGLDFKESYELYKQEVREHLGSY, from the coding sequence GTGAATATAGAAGCAATTACAGAAGCTCTCAAGAGAGCGGATCACGTCATATTCGTATACATCTTTGAATCTGTAGCACGTGGTCAAACACATCCCCTTAGTGATCTGGATATTGCAGTATTTCTTGACAAATACAATGTAGATGAGTTTCTAGAAATATTAAATAACAATGCGGATATTGTAGAGTGCAAGGTCGATTTAGTAGTACTTAATGATGCATCGCCATTACTACGACACAGAGTCGTTTCTGAGGGAATCCTATTATTTTCAAAAAACAAAGAATTAACCATCCAGTTCTACACAGATGCGTTAATTGAAGGACTTGACTTCAAGGAATCATACGAGTTATACAAACAGGAAGTGAGAGAACATCTTGGGAGTTATTGA
- a CDS encoding NifB/NifX family molybdenum-iron cluster-binding protein, with translation MTILALASLGQDLESELSPHFGRCPYYVFVDIQDNKVTDIWVKHSPFFDGHGPGDVPQFIARSGANVIIAGGMGMRAIDWFQQLGVNPVTTQPRKINDIVNDYIAGKLEGAESCAESKEHARTGHVHHH, from the coding sequence ATGACCATACTCGCACTGGCTTCACTTGGACAAGACCTCGAGAGTGAACTGTCACCACACTTTGGCCGTTGTCCCTACTACGTCTTTGTAGACATTCAGGACAACAAAGTGACCGATATTTGGGTCAAGCATAGTCCCTTCTTTGATGGACATGGCCCCGGAGACGTTCCGCAGTTCATCGCACGATCTGGCGCAAACGTCATTATTGCAGGTGGTATGGGCATGCGTGCCATTGATTGGTTCCAGCAACTTGGAGTGAACCCTGTGACAACGCAACCGCGCAAGATCAACGACATTGTGAACGACTATATTGCCGGAAAATTAGAAGGCGCTGAGTCCTGCGCAGAGAGCAAAGAGCATGCACGTACTGGCCACGTACACCATCACTAA
- a CDS encoding NifB/NifX family molybdenum-iron cluster-binding protein: MMRIAFASINEGLESELSSHFGRCPYYVFVDLDNDTVKSVTTKNNPYYSGHQPGVVPQFVAQEGANVIVAGGMGPRAIDWFNQLGVTPITTVPRKINAILKDYIEGKLAGAESCKDHDKS; encoded by the coding sequence ATGATGCGTATAGCATTTGCTTCGATAAATGAAGGCCTCGAGAGCGAGCTCTCCTCACATTTTGGTCGTTGTCCATACTACGTCTTTGTGGATCTGGATAATGATACTGTCAAGTCAGTGACCACGAAAAATAATCCCTACTACAGTGGGCACCAGCCAGGTGTTGTGCCTCAGTTTGTGGCTCAGGAAGGTGCCAACGTGATCGTCGCAGGGGGAATGGGGCCCCGTGCAATAGATTGGTTCAATCAGTTGGGTGTGACTCCTATTACAACCGTTCCACGAAAGATTAACGCGATATTGAAAGACTACATAGAGGGAAAATTAGCAGGCGCTGAGTCTTGTAAGGATCATGACAAGTCCTGA